From one Ramlibacter agri genomic stretch:
- a CDS encoding response regulator transcription factor: protein MNATLSPLIHLVDDDEGVRSSLALLISTVGLRVQDWADPQRFLREFPRGDIGAIVLDVRMPGVSGLTVLDTLLREGVDQPVIMLTGHGTVDMCRRAFKAGAAEFLEKPVDDEVLLEALQQAVRQHVKSRERLAADRAARERYAQLSEREKEVAGLIVEGLTNKEAGRALALSPRTVETHRANLFAKLQAESLAQLIRRYGTVIDEDQAP from the coding sequence ATGAACGCAACCTTGTCTCCGCTGATCCACCTGGTCGATGACGACGAGGGCGTGCGCAGCAGCCTGGCCTTGCTGATCTCCACCGTGGGCCTGCGCGTGCAGGACTGGGCCGACCCTCAGCGCTTCCTGCGCGAGTTCCCGCGCGGCGACATCGGCGCCATCGTGCTGGACGTGCGGATGCCGGGCGTCAGCGGACTCACCGTGCTCGATACCTTGTTGCGCGAAGGCGTGGACCAGCCGGTGATCATGCTCACCGGCCACGGCACGGTGGACATGTGCCGGCGCGCCTTCAAGGCCGGCGCGGCGGAATTCCTGGAAAAGCCGGTCGACGACGAGGTGCTGCTGGAGGCGCTGCAGCAGGCGGTGCGGCAGCACGTGAAGTCGCGCGAGCGCCTGGCCGCCGACCGCGCCGCGCGCGAGCGCTACGCGCAGCTGTCGGAGCGCGAGAAGGAGGTCGCCGGGCTGATCGTCGAAGGCCTCACCAACAAGGAGGCCGGCCGCGCGCTGGCGCTGTCGCCGCGGACCGTGGAGACGCACCGCGCCAACCTGTTCGCCAAGCTGCAGGCGGAGTCGCTGGCTCAGCTGATCCGGCGCTACGGGACCGTGATCGACGAAGACCAGGCTCCGTAG
- a CDS encoding ankyrin repeat domain-containing protein, with protein sequence MKLLRGIALCAALAGVCAVQAQVAPSTAEAARYQGLHAAAQAGDAARIATLAAQGADLEVRDDRGRTPLHVATFARQRGAIQALARAGANLNALEHDRYDAVTIAAVANDEETLRLLLALGASAKQVTSRYDGTALIAAAHLGHSGVVRQLVAAGAPLDHVNNLHWTASIESIVLGDGGPRHQATLQALVDAGANLQLADHDGRTPLQLAQARGYADMVKILEKK encoded by the coding sequence ATGAAGCTGCTGCGCGGCATCGCTCTTTGCGCAGCGCTGGCCGGTGTTTGCGCGGTGCAGGCGCAGGTGGCGCCTTCCACCGCGGAGGCGGCCCGCTACCAGGGCCTGCATGCGGCGGCGCAAGCCGGCGACGCCGCGCGCATCGCGACGTTGGCGGCGCAGGGCGCCGACCTCGAGGTGCGCGACGACCGCGGCCGCACGCCGCTGCACGTGGCCACCTTCGCGCGCCAGCGCGGCGCGATCCAGGCGCTGGCCCGCGCCGGTGCAAACCTGAACGCGCTGGAGCACGACCGCTACGACGCCGTGACCATCGCCGCCGTCGCCAACGACGAAGAGACGCTGCGCCTGCTGCTCGCGCTGGGCGCGAGCGCGAAGCAGGTCACCAGCCGCTACGACGGCACAGCGCTGATCGCCGCCGCCCACCTGGGGCACTCCGGCGTGGTGCGGCAGCTGGTCGCCGCCGGTGCGCCGCTGGACCACGTGAACAACCTGCACTGGACGGCAAGCATCGAATCCATCGTGCTGGGCGATGGCGGCCCGCGGCACCAGGCGACCTTGCAGGCGCTGGTCGACGCCGGCGCGAACCTGCAGCTGGCCGACCACGACGGCCGCACGCCGCTGCAACTGGCGCAGGCGCGCGGCTACGCCGACATGGTGAAGATCCTGGAGAAGAAATAA
- a CDS encoding tripartite tricarboxylate transporter substrate binding protein, whose product MQRRNFLAAGALLPAASAWLPARAADWPAKPIQVIVPYAAGGADNYIRPLQPALDKKHGITLVIESLGGAGGTIGSGKVKRAAADGYTLLFCGSGALTIAPRLQESGAPGPAEFTPIMNLTTIPYVVAVRKDSPIKTGKEFLDFIKKNPGKLNYGTPGTGSAPHLGMEALAKELGTSMTHVPFAGISAAVQSLLGGHIDAVLGAPSNVLPQVKAGELRGLAVTSKKRFPFAPDLPTMAELGADVDVVTHFGFLGPKGLPAPVVQKLAAAIRDAAADPAYVTAMQNQQTPIDLLSGEELAKALAQEESRFAPVIEPLRKK is encoded by the coding sequence ATGCAAAGACGTAACTTCCTCGCCGCCGGCGCGCTGCTGCCCGCTGCTTCCGCCTGGCTGCCCGCGCGCGCAGCCGACTGGCCCGCCAAGCCGATCCAGGTGATCGTGCCTTACGCCGCCGGTGGCGCCGACAACTACATCCGGCCGCTGCAGCCGGCGCTGGACAAGAAGCACGGCATCACCCTGGTGATCGAGAGCCTGGGTGGCGCCGGCGGCACCATCGGCTCGGGCAAGGTGAAGCGCGCGGCCGCCGACGGCTACACGCTGCTGTTCTGCGGCTCCGGCGCGCTGACCATCGCGCCGCGCCTGCAGGAAAGCGGCGCGCCGGGGCCGGCGGAGTTCACGCCCATCATGAACCTCACGACCATTCCCTACGTGGTCGCGGTGCGCAAGGACTCGCCGATCAAGACCGGCAAGGAGTTCCTGGACTTCATCAAGAAGAACCCGGGCAAGCTCAATTACGGCACGCCGGGCACCGGCAGCGCGCCGCACCTGGGCATGGAGGCGCTGGCGAAGGAGCTGGGCACCAGCATGACGCACGTGCCTTTCGCCGGCATCTCGGCGGCCGTGCAGTCGCTGCTGGGCGGCCACATCGACGCCGTGCTGGGCGCGCCCAGCAACGTGCTGCCGCAGGTGAAGGCCGGCGAGCTGCGCGGCCTGGCCGTCACCTCGAAGAAGCGCTTCCCCTTCGCGCCGGACCTGCCGACGATGGCGGAACTGGGCGCGGACGTCGACGTGGTGACCCATTTCGGCTTCCTCGGCCCCAAGGGGCTGCCCGCGCCGGTCGTGCAGAAGCTGGCAGCGGCGATCCGCGATGCGGCTGCCGACCCGGCTTATGTCACCGCCATGCAGAACCAGCAGACGCCGATCGACCTGCTGTCCGGCGAGGAGCTGGCCAAGGCCCTGGCTCAGGAAGAGTCGCGCTTCGCGCCGGTGATCGAGCCGCTGCGCAAGAAGTAG
- a CDS encoding GlcG/HbpS family heme-binding protein produces the protein MRFIVSVLALSLTAAGAAHAQAVRTERNISLALGSQLATEAVNACAANGYAVAATVVDRAGTVRAQLRADNAGPHTLASSERKAWTSASAKNNTQAMMEGAQKNPGAANLVYLPGFLLLGGGVPVKVGTETIGAVGVGGAPGGNLDEQCAMAALDKVKGQLQ, from the coding sequence ATGCGCTTCATCGTTTCCGTCCTCGCCCTGTCCCTCACCGCCGCCGGCGCCGCCCATGCCCAGGCTGTGCGCACCGAACGCAATATCTCGCTGGCGCTGGGCAGCCAGCTCGCGACCGAGGCGGTGAACGCCTGCGCCGCCAACGGCTACGCCGTCGCCGCCACGGTGGTCGACCGCGCCGGCACCGTGCGCGCCCAACTGCGCGCCGACAATGCCGGCCCGCACACGCTGGCCTCCAGCGAGCGCAAGGCCTGGACCTCGGCCTCGGCGAAGAACAACACGCAGGCCATGATGGAAGGCGCGCAGAAGAACCCCGGCGCCGCCAACCTGGTGTACCTGCCCGGCTTCCTGCTGCTGGGCGGGGGCGTGCCGGTGAAGGTGGGCACCGAGACCATCGGCGCCGTGGGCGTCGGCGGCGCGCCCGGTGGCAACCTGGACGAGCAGTGCGCCATGGCGGCGCTGGACAAGGTCAAGGGTCAGCTGCAATGA
- a CDS encoding amidohydrolase family protein: MTIRVDAHAHVYDLQKYPFSETSGFHLQDNEVGTAEQFAAVLDAQGFTHGLLINPLGGYGTDNSCLLDVLARFQGRFKGVAVVAHGTPEAEFDRMAQAGVIGLRFNLSFDASPTPFAEGAQRTLQLARERGWFAQVHYHHGAKFIEALPVLRNCGMPIVVDHCGRPVASEGLDQPGFRALLELGREGNAWVKLSGAFRFGGPFPYYDADPYVHALVDAFGIDRCVWGSDWPFLRASHRVDHASLLVALERWLPDAADRQKVLGDNPARLLGLV; encoded by the coding sequence ATGACCATCCGCGTCGACGCGCACGCGCACGTCTACGACCTGCAGAAGTACCCGTTCAGCGAGACCAGCGGCTTCCACCTGCAGGACAACGAAGTCGGCACGGCGGAACAGTTTGCCGCGGTGCTGGATGCGCAAGGTTTCACCCACGGCTTGCTGATCAACCCACTGGGTGGCTACGGCACCGACAACAGCTGCCTGCTGGACGTGCTGGCGCGCTTCCAGGGCCGCTTCAAGGGCGTGGCCGTGGTGGCGCACGGCACGCCGGAGGCGGAGTTCGACCGCATGGCGCAAGCCGGCGTCATCGGCCTGCGCTTCAACCTCAGCTTCGATGCCAGCCCCACGCCTTTTGCCGAAGGCGCGCAGCGCACCTTGCAACTGGCGCGCGAGCGCGGCTGGTTCGCCCAGGTGCACTACCACCACGGCGCCAAGTTCATCGAGGCGCTGCCGGTGCTGCGCAATTGCGGCATGCCCATCGTGGTGGACCACTGCGGCCGCCCCGTCGCCTCGGAAGGCCTGGACCAGCCCGGCTTCCGCGCGCTGCTGGAACTGGGCCGCGAAGGCAATGCCTGGGTCAAGCTCTCGGGCGCCTTCCGCTTCGGCGGTCCCTTCCCCTATTACGACGCCGACCCCTACGTGCACGCGCTGGTCGACGCCTTCGGCATCGACCGCTGCGTGTGGGGTTCGGACTGGCCCTTCCTGCGCGCCTCGCACCGCGTGGACCACGCGAGCCTGCTGGTGGCGCTGGAGCGCTGGCTGCCCGATGCGGCGGACCGCCAGAAGGTGCTGGGCGACAACCCCGCGCGCCTGCTCGGACTCGTTTGA
- a CDS encoding ATP-binding protein, with translation MRPPRRHRWLPAFWLALAFGGWIALVRLEIADLQDAFETDARIAHRLLSQRAVQHDAILATLALLQPPDSPEAGAQRLPALYPQILSVQRRDAGAAWPDAALAAAEAQSRALRRAVLADADFAAGRYRLVRAAQPASFAAQFDLRKLVPWPEWPMDPQRSPVAVRLEQGGQRFTLQPGGDAGGPWSFDFRKHLETDSQPFDVVLQRSVGWAELPWQRMVLWGLLVALLAAAVHWLLRQRAERARAEELLRLGQVARLDALGELAAGMAHELNQPLAAVLASAQAARRLLDEEPADVDTARTAMRQAEEQARRAASVLARLRRGVERPSAAAPLQPVVLQDAVRNALYLLEPEFSKRAVAPQFEAGAEALAVQAEPVALEQIIHNLLTNALQALDQVPPNERQLSVRLQSQAGQGELTVGDSGPGIAPELLPRIFEPFFTTRENGLGLGLSLCETLAANMGGHIGVQARSPRGAAFTLRLPLAA, from the coding sequence GTGCGCCCGCCCCGCCGCCATCGCTGGCTTCCCGCGTTCTGGCTTGCCCTTGCGTTCGGCGGCTGGATCGCCTTGGTGCGGCTGGAGATCGCGGACCTGCAGGACGCTTTCGAGACCGATGCCCGCATCGCGCACCGGCTCCTGAGCCAGCGCGCGGTCCAGCACGACGCGATCCTCGCGACCCTGGCGTTGCTGCAGCCGCCGGATTCCCCCGAAGCCGGGGCGCAGCGCCTGCCGGCGCTCTATCCGCAGATCCTTTCGGTGCAGCGCCGCGATGCGGGCGCCGCCTGGCCGGATGCTGCGCTCGCGGCCGCCGAAGCGCAGTCGCGCGCGCTGCGCCGCGCCGTGCTCGCCGATGCAGACTTCGCCGCCGGCCGCTACCGGCTGGTGAGGGCGGCGCAGCCGGCCAGCTTTGCCGCGCAGTTCGACCTGCGCAAGCTGGTGCCCTGGCCCGAGTGGCCGATGGACCCGCAGCGCAGCCCGGTCGCCGTGCGGCTGGAGCAGGGCGGCCAGCGCTTCACGCTGCAGCCGGGGGGCGACGCGGGCGGGCCCTGGTCCTTCGACTTCCGCAAGCATCTCGAGACCGACAGCCAGCCGTTCGACGTGGTCCTGCAGCGCAGCGTGGGTTGGGCCGAGTTGCCGTGGCAGCGGATGGTGCTGTGGGGCCTGCTGGTGGCGTTGCTGGCCGCCGCGGTGCACTGGCTGCTGCGGCAGCGCGCGGAGCGCGCACGCGCCGAGGAACTGCTGCGGCTGGGCCAGGTCGCGCGCCTGGATGCGCTGGGTGAACTGGCCGCCGGCATGGCGCACGAACTGAACCAGCCACTGGCGGCGGTGCTGGCGAGCGCGCAGGCGGCGCGCCGGCTGCTGGACGAAGAGCCGGCCGATGTCGACACCGCGCGCACCGCCATGCGCCAGGCGGAGGAACAGGCGCGGCGCGCCGCCAGCGTGCTGGCGCGCCTGCGGCGCGGCGTCGAGCGGCCGTCCGCTGCCGCTCCGCTGCAGCCGGTGGTGCTGCAGGATGCCGTGCGCAATGCGCTGTACCTGCTGGAGCCGGAGTTCAGCAAGCGCGCGGTCGCGCCGCAGTTCGAGGCGGGCGCCGAAGCGCTCGCCGTGCAGGCGGAGCCGGTCGCGCTGGAACAGATCATCCACAACCTGCTGACCAACGCGCTGCAGGCGCTGGACCAGGTGCCGCCGAACGAGAGGCAGTTGTCGGTGCGGCTGCAGTCGCAGGCGGGGCAGGGCGAGCTGACGGTGGGCGACAGCGGGCCGGGCATCGCGCCGGAACTGCTGCCGCGCATCTTCGAGCCCTTCTTCACGACGCGCGAGAACGGCCTGGGCCTCGGCCTGAGCCTGTGCGAGACACTGGCCGCCAACATGGGCGGGCACATCGGCGTGCAGGCGCGCTCGCCGCGCGGTGCGGCCTTCACCCTGCGCCTTCCGCTTGCCGCATGA
- a CDS encoding flavin reductase family protein, with protein sequence MYVDPIKTPGFRRTIFNAIVAPRPIGWISSIGADGKPNLAPFSQFNLVSTSPPVVMFACNQPADRQEKDTIVNVRETGEFVVNLVSWDLREQMNITSTPSPRGVDEFELAGLAKAECLQVKAPRVAASPANLECRVLQIIEIAPEFPGETPSTVVFGRVLGLHLRDDCIDADGRFDTVKAQPTTRLGGNQYAGIGPVVEMASPFARRT encoded by the coding sequence ATGTACGTCGATCCCATCAAGACGCCGGGCTTCCGGCGCACCATCTTCAACGCCATCGTCGCGCCCCGGCCTATCGGCTGGATCAGCTCGATCGGCGCCGACGGCAAGCCCAACCTGGCGCCGTTCTCGCAGTTCAACCTGGTCTCCACCTCGCCGCCGGTGGTGATGTTCGCCTGCAACCAGCCCGCGGACCGGCAGGAGAAGGACACCATCGTCAACGTGCGCGAGACGGGCGAGTTCGTGGTGAACCTTGTCTCCTGGGACCTGCGCGAGCAGATGAACATCACCTCCACGCCCAGCCCGCGCGGCGTCGACGAGTTCGAGCTCGCCGGCCTGGCCAAGGCGGAGTGCCTGCAGGTGAAGGCGCCACGCGTGGCGGCCTCGCCTGCCAACCTGGAATGCCGCGTGCTGCAGATCATCGAGATCGCGCCGGAATTCCCGGGCGAGACGCCCAGCACCGTGGTGTTCGGCCGCGTGCTGGGGCTGCACCTGCGCGACGACTGCATCGACGCCGATGGCCGCTTCGACACCGTCAAGGCGCAGCCTACCACGCGCCTGGGCGGCAACCAGTACGCCGGCATCGGCCCCGTGGTCGAAATGGCTTCCCCCTTCGCCCGCCGCACCTGA